From Xylanibacter oryzae DSM 17970, a single genomic window includes:
- a CDS encoding glycosyltransferase, with the protein MNGVKILPVIVLYNSILEEQNTYKSLLKSECWDKYIVYDNSDTNIKNKIEDPRAIYIRDINNSGLPKAYNIAASCAKAMGYEWLLILDQDSYFPTDSYMAYRIAIENNKGISLFAPRLIYKFNKPFSPSKLCCGFPIVKRLDEGIYSLHKYVPVNSGMCFSIKEFDKCGGYDENLQLDFTDIRFIDKFKEYNDSFYLLDCNVIQSFSNEVKDYCKLLSRYKQYLRDASNYPNKGTIRKISLFVLVLKHTLSLTLKTKKNAFISYYINHYLFKKK; encoded by the coding sequence ATGAATGGAGTAAAAATATTACCTGTAATTGTATTATATAATTCAATTTTAGAAGAACAGAATACCTATAAAAGTCTTCTAAAATCAGAATGTTGGGACAAATATATTGTTTATGATAATTCAGATACAAATATAAAAAATAAAATAGAAGATCCAAGGGCGATATATATTAGGGACATTAATAACAGTGGACTGCCAAAGGCTTATAATATTGCTGCCAGCTGCGCTAAGGCAATGGGTTACGAATGGCTCTTGATATTGGATCAAGATTCTTATTTTCCTACCGACTCGTATATGGCATATAGAATAGCGATAGAGAATAATAAGGGAATCTCTCTTTTTGCCCCAAGATTGATTTACAAATTTAATAAGCCCTTTTCGCCTTCTAAGTTGTGTTGTGGCTTTCCGATTGTAAAAAGGTTGGATGAAGGAATTTACTCGTTACATAAATATGTTCCTGTTAATAGTGGTATGTGTTTCTCTATAAAAGAATTTGATAAATGTGGGGGATATGATGAGAATTTACAACTTGACTTTACAGATATTAGATTCATTGATAAATTTAAGGAGTATAATGACTCTTTCTATTTATTGGATTGTAATGTGATTCAGTCTTTTTCTAACGAAGTAAAGGATTATTGCAAATTATTATCTAGATATAAACAGTATTTACGTGATGCTTCAAATTATCCTAATAAGGGAACTATACGCAAAATAAGTCTTTTCGTTCTTGTTCTGAAACATACTTTGTCCTTGACATTAAAGACAAAAAAAAATGCATTTATTTCATATTATATTAACCATTATCTGTTTAAGAAAAAATGA
- a CDS encoding EpsG family protein encodes MIVILFIVFVLAVLILYVEDYLCNKHNMYIFYTFAMILICVAGLRPIGCDGDSLNYEYYFQNYDKTNLSMFVEFSFRWLSSIFMHLTGNVRSLLIFYAILGVSLKMYAIRKYSDICFLAVVIYIGYYFLIQDMTQIRASVASGFFLLSIKPLAEKKRLTFLSLIFAAIFFHYSALSLLPFIFLTNNELTKVKRVLLASIVPLGYIFYFSHLNLVSVIPIPYISNKIQIYQELNERGIVGDEINVFNMVFLVEIMIYFFLLLKYDLIAEYNKYLPIMLKIMGLSIASFLVFATLPVVAFRIHDLYGIVDIILFTNIYYVIRPRLLSKSVVVLIGLSLLCIMIFYAELIN; translated from the coding sequence ATGATTGTAATTCTATTCATAGTTTTTGTATTAGCAGTTCTTATCTTATATGTAGAAGACTACTTGTGTAATAAGCACAACATGTATATCTTTTACACATTTGCTATGATATTAATATGTGTAGCAGGTTTAAGACCTATAGGTTGTGATGGTGATTCTCTTAATTATGAATACTATTTTCAGAATTACGATAAAACGAATTTGTCTATGTTTGTGGAATTTTCGTTTAGGTGGTTGTCTTCTATATTTATGCACCTTACCGGAAATGTTAGATCTCTATTAATTTTCTATGCAATTTTAGGAGTTTCATTGAAAATGTATGCTATACGTAAGTATTCTGATATATGTTTTCTTGCGGTGGTAATATATATCGGTTATTATTTCTTGATACAAGATATGACTCAAATTAGAGCATCTGTCGCCTCTGGCTTTTTTTTATTATCAATAAAACCTTTGGCAGAGAAAAAGCGATTGACATTTTTATCATTGATATTTGCCGCGATCTTTTTTCATTATTCAGCCTTGTCGTTATTACCTTTTATTTTTCTAACTAATAATGAATTGACAAAAGTAAAGAGAGTTCTTTTAGCTTCTATTGTACCATTAGGATACATATTCTATTTTTCTCATTTGAATTTGGTATCTGTTATTCCAATTCCATATATTAGTAATAAAATACAGATATATCAAGAATTAAATGAAAGAGGTATTGTTGGTGATGAAATAAATGTCTTTAATATGGTCTTTCTTGTTGAAATAATGATATATTTCTTTTTGCTTTTGAAATATGATCTTATTGCAGAATATAATAAGTATTTGCCTATAATGCTAAAGATTATGGGACTATCTATTGCTTCATTTCTGGTATTTGCTACTTTGCCGGTTGTCGCATTTCGAATCCATGACTTATATGGGATTGTAGACATAATTTTATTTACTAATATTTATTATGTAATTAGGCCTCGATTATTATCTAAATCAGTAGTAGTCTTAATTGGTTTATCTCTTTTATGTATAATGATATTCTATGCTGAGTTAATAAATTAA
- a CDS encoding glycosyltransferase family 4 protein, translating into MVINFILPGYSSCPGGGLKIMYEYANRLSLMGNDVMIYHAMNVSRIKYKYPALLLYLKAKYTYFGLPDWFEFNPSVKATFINEIFDRNIRDADVIISTQWTVALDVFRLSSSKGKKVNLIQGYETWIGNDINGLYESYKLPITHIVVSDYLSDIVFKVSGVKPSIIYNSVDDKGFNIKNSIEDRNPYTISLLYSEQKFKGTKYAYEALVECHKKHPMLQVKMFGVYKKCIYISEWITYERCPNNLCSLYNSTAIFLTTSLKEGWGLPATEAMACGCAVVCTNVEGHTVFAHDKDTALLVDPKNVSQTVNSIMLLLDDNNYRINLAKRGNEYIKRFNWDMACEKMNKIFKELL; encoded by the coding sequence ATGGTAATAAACTTTATTTTGCCTGGTTATAGTTCTTGTCCTGGTGGTGGACTTAAGATAATGTATGAATATGCAAATCGTCTTTCTTTAATGGGGAATGACGTAATGATATACCATGCTATGAATGTATCTAGAATAAAATATAAGTATCCTGCATTATTGTTATATTTAAAGGCAAAGTATACATATTTCGGACTTCCTGACTGGTTTGAATTTAATCCTTCAGTGAAAGCAACTTTCATAAATGAAATATTTGATCGCAATATAAGAGATGCTGATGTAATAATTTCTACACAATGGACTGTTGCTCTTGATGTATTCAGATTATCGTCTTCAAAAGGTAAGAAAGTTAATCTTATTCAGGGTTATGAAACCTGGATTGGCAATGACATTAATGGGTTATACGAATCTTATAAATTACCGATAACGCATATTGTTGTTTCAGACTATCTATCTGATATTGTATTTAAAGTATCTGGTGTAAAGCCTTCTATTATTTATAATTCTGTTGACGACAAAGGTTTTAATATAAAAAATAGTATAGAAGATAGAAATCCTTATACTATATCATTATTATATTCCGAACAAAAATTTAAAGGTACAAAATATGCATATGAGGCATTAGTTGAATGCCATAAAAAACATCCCATGCTTCAAGTAAAGATGTTTGGAGTATATAAGAAATGCATATATATATCAGAATGGATTACTTACGAAAGATGCCCTAATAATTTGTGCAGTTTGTATAATTCGACAGCTATATTTCTTACTACTAGTCTTAAAGAAGGGTGGGGACTGCCTGCCACAGAGGCTATGGCGTGTGGTTGTGCCGTAGTCTGTACAAATGTAGAAGGACATACTGTTTTTGCACATGATAAGGATACCGCACTTTTAGTGGATCCTAAGAACGTAAGTCAAACTGTGAATAGTATTATGTTATTATTAGATGATAATAATTATAGAATAAATTTAGCTAAAAGAGGGAATGAATACATTAAAAGATTTAATTGGGACATGGCATGTGAGAAGATGAATAAAATTTTTAAAGAACTTTTATAA
- a CDS encoding flippase: protein MSWSIQKNSSALVKNIASVGVVQIANYIIPIIIMPFVVRALGASPFGVVSYAQNIISYLTIIVYFGFEYSATQDVAIYQNDKKSLCTIFWTVIFSRLALFVASMLILIFVGIFVDKVNTNPVLYFNAALVNLGIALFPTWFFQGLENMGRMALFNFLIKFVGAVLIVIFVRCPNDYQAYVLILSCSYIFVGFIAFVYVIMHYDLKYTRINITDILVKKVLKKSFPIFINNLFMSAYTLVGMTILGYYESDYKVGIYSGAYRIIMAVMSITSLPINIALFPIMSRLFNESVEKGARYLKRILKLVSLLGILMTFILFFVSPLVVHILLGNGFNDSIPLLRLFSILPFLVIVASMLTIQGLYGLQLQYFAPYLGAFVALICIVMNLVLIPKLGIMGAGISWIVAQLCEIIVCFSIIRYEMKKMQIRW, encoded by the coding sequence ATGAGTTGGAGCATCCAAAAGAATTCTTCTGCATTAGTTAAGAATATTGCTTCAGTTGGTGTAGTACAGATAGCTAATTATATTATACCAATTATTATTATGCCTTTTGTAGTAAGGGCATTAGGGGCTTCCCCTTTTGGTGTTGTTTCATATGCTCAAAATATAATAAGTTATCTAACTATTATTGTATATTTCGGATTTGAATATTCTGCTACTCAGGACGTCGCAATATATCAGAATGATAAAAAAAGTTTATGCACTATATTTTGGACCGTAATTTTTTCACGATTAGCATTGTTCGTAGCTTCTATGCTAATACTTATTTTTGTAGGTATTTTTGTTGATAAGGTAAATACAAATCCTGTATTATATTTTAATGCGGCATTAGTAAATCTTGGTATAGCATTATTCCCAACATGGTTTTTCCAGGGGCTTGAGAATATGGGGAGGATGGCTTTATTTAACTTTCTCATTAAGTTTGTTGGAGCTGTTCTTATAGTTATATTTGTGAGATGTCCTAATGATTATCAAGCATATGTTCTCATTTTGTCATGTTCGTACATTTTTGTTGGTTTTATCGCATTTGTATATGTAATCATGCATTATGACCTGAAATATACAAGAATCAATATAACGGATATACTTGTCAAGAAAGTCTTAAAGAAGAGCTTCCCTATCTTTATTAATAATCTGTTTATGTCTGCTTATACTTTAGTAGGAATGACAATCCTTGGCTATTATGAGAGTGATTATAAAGTAGGTATATATTCAGGTGCTTATCGCATTATTATGGCTGTAATGTCGATTACGAGTTTGCCAATTAATATTGCTCTTTTCCCAATAATGAGCAGACTCTTCAATGAGTCTGTAGAAAAAGGTGCAAGATATCTTAAAAGAATATTGAAACTGGTTTCCTTATTAGGAATACTTATGACCTTTATATTATTTTTCGTGTCTCCTCTTGTTGTTCATATATTATTAGGAAATGGTTTTAATGATTCTATACCCCTTTTGAGGTTATTCTCTATATTACCTTTCCTTGTTATTGTTGCAAGTATGCTTACAATTCAAGGCCTTTATGGTCTGCAATTGCAATATTTTGCACCTTATCTAGGCGCTTTTGTAGCTTTGATATGTATTGTAATGAATTTAGTATTGATACCTAAATTGGGTATAATGGGAGCTGGTATTTCATGGATAGTAGCTCAATTATGTGAGATAATTGTTTGTTTTTCAATTATTAGATATGAAATGAAGAAAATGCAGATAAGATGGTAA
- a CDS encoding Wzz/FepE/Etk N-terminal domain-containing protein gives MENKTIKHADMEIDFSKIFKIVSADKKNVFIYCAIAALIGLIVAFSIPNVYKTSVMLAPETSGSSLTSSNLSSIASMIGMDVKSMSSDDALYPEIYPDLMNSMDFITSLFNVKVKSIDGNINTTFSDYINKYQKIPWWSYPQLWIKKLIKSFSSNIIDGKEHKVNPFKLTQEQYNIAMSIQDLVKCSVDKKSDIIKIDVTAQDPLISATMADSVKMRLQSFITNYRTNKARHDVAYMQKLLDEAKSQYVKSRQLYGSYSDANQELALESYKVKQEDLENEMQLKYNMYTQMAQQFQMAKAKVQERTPVFTVVQSASVPLKKNNIPKVYIIVLFIIAGLIVRTVILFTRNRVESGNKI, from the coding sequence ATGGAAAATAAAACGATAAAGCATGCTGATATGGAAATTGATTTTAGTAAGATATTTAAAATCGTATCAGCAGATAAAAAAAATGTGTTTATATATTGTGCAATAGCAGCATTAATAGGACTTATTGTGGCATTCAGTATCCCGAATGTTTATAAAACAAGTGTAATGCTTGCTCCTGAGACGTCAGGGAGCAGTCTTACATCATCAAACTTATCGTCTATTGCATCGATGATAGGTATGGATGTCAAGTCAATGTCGTCTGATGATGCTTTATATCCCGAAATATATCCTGATTTAATGAATTCGATGGATTTTATTACGAGTCTGTTTAATGTTAAAGTAAAATCAATTGATGGTAACATAAATACTACTTTTTCTGATTATATAAATAAGTATCAGAAAATACCATGGTGGAGCTATCCTCAATTATGGATTAAAAAGTTGATTAAATCATTTTCTTCGAATATAATTGATGGAAAGGAACATAAGGTGAATCCTTTCAAACTTACTCAGGAACAGTATAATATCGCTATGTCAATACAGGATTTGGTTAAATGCAGTGTAGATAAAAAGTCAGACATAATAAAAATCGATGTAACAGCTCAGGATCCATTAATTTCTGCGACAATGGCTGACTCTGTGAAAATGCGACTTCAATCATTTATAACTAACTATAGAACTAATAAGGCACGACATGATGTAGCTTATATGCAAAAGCTTTTAGATGAAGCAAAAAGTCAATATGTGAAATCGCGCCAATTATATGGTTCTTATTCGGATGCCAACCAGGAACTGGCGCTTGAGTCTTATAAAGTTAAACAAGAAGATTTGGAAAATGAAATGCAGCTGAAGTATAATATGTATACTCAAATGGCCCAACAATTCCAAATGGCAAAAGCTAAAGTTCAAGAGCGTACGCCTGTATTTACAGTTGTGCAGTCTGCTTCGGTGCCATTGAAAAAAAATAATATACCCAAGGTATATATAATAGTCCTCTTTATAATTGCAGGTTTAATTGTTAGGACAGTTATTCTATTTACAAGAAATAGAGTAGAGTCAGGTAATAAAATTTAA
- a CDS encoding SLBB domain-containing protein encodes MKRLILVPIFIMLCSLGSMAQSFMTDSQVIDFVIEQQQKGVSQSQIVTKLMQKGVDISQIRRVKKSYDRLKKGTGLGAESGEGSLNVSNNRMRNVNGDTKKATAKYRIKEENPNSAYDSTNVQFMDMQREIKSFSVDSIKSNSGDNVKKVFGRDIFNNKSLSFEPNMNIATPQNYRLGPGDAVYIDIYGASQKTVEGTVSPDGTVTIEGFGPVQVSGLTVAQANSRLRSQLGARYQSSNIRLTVGQTRTIMVNVMGEVKVPGTYTLSAFATVFHALYMAGGINNIGTLRNIKVYRGGKLVTVVDIYDYILNGKLTGNVRLADNDVIVVGPYDCLVDITGKVKRPMYYEMRKNESVETLLKYSGGFKGDAYKKTVRLVRKTGREYSVFNIGEFDMNSFHLSDEDSVSVDSIIQRYSNMVELKGAVFRPGMYQIGGDINSVRTLLLHADGIKEDAFTAHAVMHRMKKDRTLEVVPVDIEGIMSGKVADIPMQNEDVLFIPSKEDGQISKTITIHGEVYYPGVYKYAENESLEDFVLQAGGLKDAASSVKVDISRRISDQKAITTSDVIANTYTFSLKDGFVIDGEPGFKLEPYDEVYVRKSPGYSSQQNVSVEGEVLFSGSYTLQKKDQRISEIINAAGGLTNMAYVRGARLERKINPDERLRMEAIVKMAQANAGDKDIVNMKKMDIGDTYFVGIELEKALENPGGDADVTLREGDRIIVPQYNPTVKISGDVMYPNTVSFKEGKRFSYYIDQAGGFGNRAKKSHSYIIYMNGTVAKVGHNAKVLPGCEIVVPSKPQRDRASISEIFTIGTSVASIATMIATLANVLK; translated from the coding sequence ATGAAAAGACTTATATTAGTACCTATATTTATAATGTTATGCTCTTTAGGGAGTATGGCGCAATCTTTTATGACTGACTCGCAAGTCATAGATTTTGTAATTGAACAGCAGCAGAAGGGAGTTTCTCAAAGCCAGATTGTAACAAAATTGATGCAAAAAGGTGTGGATATAAGTCAGATACGAAGAGTAAAAAAAAGTTATGATAGACTGAAAAAAGGCACAGGTCTTGGAGCTGAATCAGGTGAGGGTTCTTTGAATGTGAGTAACAATCGGATGAGAAATGTAAATGGAGATACAAAGAAAGCAACTGCCAAATACAGAATAAAAGAAGAAAATCCTAATAGTGCTTATGATAGTACAAATGTGCAGTTTATGGATATGCAAAGGGAAATTAAATCTTTCTCAGTGGATTCTATAAAAAGCAATTCTGGAGATAATGTAAAAAAAGTTTTTGGGCGTGATATATTCAATAATAAGTCATTATCATTTGAACCCAATATGAATATAGCTACGCCTCAAAATTACCGTTTAGGACCAGGGGATGCTGTATACATTGATATATATGGTGCTTCGCAAAAAACTGTTGAGGGCACAGTATCGCCAGATGGAACTGTTACTATTGAAGGCTTTGGACCTGTACAGGTAAGCGGACTGACTGTAGCTCAGGCAAATTCAAGACTGCGCTCACAATTAGGTGCAAGATACCAAAGTTCTAATATACGGCTAACAGTTGGTCAGACACGTACTATAATGGTTAATGTTATGGGCGAAGTGAAAGTTCCCGGCACGTATACGTTATCGGCTTTTGCCACAGTATTCCATGCCTTATATATGGCAGGTGGAATCAATAATATTGGTACGCTACGCAATATTAAGGTGTATAGAGGAGGAAAACTAGTTACAGTTGTAGATATATATGATTACATATTGAATGGAAAGTTGACAGGTAATGTAAGACTTGCGGATAATGATGTAATAGTAGTAGGCCCTTATGACTGCCTTGTCGATATCACCGGTAAAGTAAAAAGGCCAATGTACTATGAGATGCGTAAAAATGAAAGTGTAGAAACACTGCTTAAATACTCAGGTGGCTTTAAAGGGGATGCTTATAAGAAAACTGTAAGGTTAGTAAGAAAAACAGGGAGAGAATATTCTGTATTCAATATCGGAGAATTTGATATGAATTCGTTCCACTTGTCTGATGAAGATTCTGTAAGTGTAGATTCTATAATACAGCGCTATAGCAATATGGTTGAATTGAAAGGTGCTGTGTTCCGTCCGGGAATGTATCAAATAGGAGGAGACATAAACAGCGTACGTACATTGCTGCTACACGCTGATGGAATTAAAGAAGACGCATTTACTGCTCATGCTGTTATGCACAGAATGAAAAAAGACAGAACACTCGAAGTAGTACCGGTAGATATAGAAGGGATTATGTCTGGCAAAGTGGCAGATATACCAATGCAAAATGAAGATGTGTTGTTTATTCCAAGCAAAGAGGATGGACAAATAAGTAAGACAATAACAATCCACGGTGAGGTTTACTATCCGGGTGTATATAAATATGCAGAAAATGAGTCGTTAGAGGATTTTGTATTACAGGCTGGAGGTTTAAAGGATGCTGCATCGTCAGTAAAAGTTGATATATCTCGAAGAATATCAGATCAAAAGGCCATTACGACAAGTGATGTTATTGCCAATACATATACATTTTCATTAAAGGATGGATTCGTAATAGATGGAGAACCAGGTTTTAAGTTGGAACCGTATGATGAGGTTTATGTACGTAAAAGTCCCGGATACTCTTCTCAGCAAAATGTTAGTGTAGAAGGTGAAGTCTTGTTTAGTGGCAGTTATACTTTACAGAAGAAGGACCAGCGGATAAGTGAAATTATTAATGCTGCAGGAGGACTTACTAATATGGCTTATGTAAGAGGAGCAAGACTGGAAAGAAAGATAAATCCAGATGAACGACTCAGAATGGAGGCTATAGTAAAAATGGCTCAGGCAAATGCCGGAGATAAAGATATCGTGAATATGAAAAAGATGGATATCGGTGATACTTATTTTGTTGGTATAGAATTGGAAAAGGCTTTGGAGAACCCAGGAGGGGATGCAGATGTTACCTTACGTGAAGGTGATAGAATAATAGTACCTCAATATAACCCGACTGTTAAAATAAGTGGAGATGTGATGTATCCTAATACTGTTAGTTTTAAAGAAGGCAAAAGATTTTCGTATTATATAGATCAGGCCGGTGGTTTTGGAAACAGGGCAAAGAAGAGTCATTCTTATATAATATATATGAATGGGACTGTTGCAAAAGTTGGGCATAATGCCAAGGTACTTCCAGGGTGTGAAATAGTGGTACCGAGTAAACCACAAAGGGATAGGGCATCAATATCTGAAATATTTACTATTGGTACCTCAGTTGCATCTATAGCGACTATGATAGCAACACTAGCGAATGTGTTAAAGTAA
- a CDS encoding sugar transferase, with the protein MDGKENKGYLVCRHDAMGYADRAIKRFSDFCLATFGVIILSPLMLFIFLLLKAQRNGPAIFSQERIGKDAIPFTIYKFRTMKGNIEDDKPLLNPTPDSESSTKFEVFLRNHHLDELPQLWNVIKGDMSIVGPRPERKFFIDKIMEKDNDYNLIYEMRPGMTSEATLYNGYTDSMDKMLKRLRIDVHYLENRTLLLDMKIMWDTAMYIIKRKTY; encoded by the coding sequence ATGGATGGAAAAGAGAATAAAGGCTATTTAGTATGCAGGCATGATGCCATGGGTTATGCAGATAGGGCTATAAAGAGGTTTTCCGATTTTTGCTTGGCAACTTTCGGAGTCATTATATTATCACCATTAATGCTTTTTATCTTCTTGTTGTTGAAGGCTCAGCGTAACGGACCGGCAATATTCTCGCAAGAGAGAATAGGTAAAGATGCAATACCTTTTACTATATATAAGTTCAGAACGATGAAAGGTAATATTGAGGACGATAAACCATTATTGAATCCTACTCCTGATTCGGAATCATCAACAAAATTCGAGGTGTTTCTTAGAAATCATCATCTGGATGAATTGCCACAATTGTGGAATGTAATAAAAGGTGATATGTCGATTGTGGGTCCAAGACCAGAAAGAAAATTCTTCATTGATAAGATTATGGAGAAGGATAATGACTACAACTTAATATATGAAATGAGGCCGGGAATGACATCTGAGGCTACCTTATATAATGGGTATACCGACAGCATGGATAAAATGTTGAAGAGACTTAGAATTGATGTACATTATTTGGAAAACAGAACATTGTTGTTAGACATGAAGATAATGTGGGATACAGCGATGTATATTATTAAAAGGAAAACTTATTAA
- a CDS encoding TetR/AcrR family transcriptional regulator, whose protein sequence is MHKISSTTEYRHTLRERILEETLRRFEQEGIRAVKMDDIAAHLSISKRTLYEIFCDKECLIMETIMRRMSIKQKKMDDFLNRNPNVMEIILEIYRQQVEELSHVNPLLYSELHKYKKVIACIQDNKRSNKDSALNFFNKGVEEGFFRSDVRYDILFELADAQMEYIMRTKFYMKYPFIDIYKNLLLVTVRGFATDKGLKILDEFIKAL, encoded by the coding sequence ATGCACAAAATAAGCAGCACTACAGAATACAGGCATACCCTTCGTGAGAGAATATTAGAAGAAACCTTACGCCGTTTCGAGCAAGAAGGCATTCGTGCCGTAAAAATGGATGATATAGCAGCACACCTGTCTATATCTAAACGAACATTGTACGAAATATTCTGTGACAAAGAGTGTCTTATAATGGAAACTATAATGCGGCGAATGAGTATAAAACAGAAGAAAATGGATGATTTCCTGAACAGGAATCCCAATGTAATGGAGATAATTCTGGAAATATACCGTCAGCAGGTTGAAGAACTTAGCCATGTTAATCCTCTTTTATATTCGGAACTGCATAAATATAAAAAGGTGATAGCATGTATACAGGATAATAAACGTAGTAATAAAGACAGCGCCTTAAATTTTTTTAATAAAGGAGTAGAAGAAGGATTCTTCCGTAGCGATGTAAGATATGATATTCTATTTGAACTTGCTGATGCTCAGATGGAATATATAATGAGAACGAAGTTCTATATGAAATATCCTTTTATTGATATATACAAAAATTTATTGCTTGTAACTGTCAGGGGATTTGCTACGGACAAAGGGCTTAAAATACTGGATGAATTCATTAAGGCGTTATAG